GCCGGCGCCGGCCTCTGCGACGAACGCGCGGTCGAGGTGCTCGTCACCGAAGGCCCGGCGCGGGTGCGCGAGCTGATCGAGCTGGGCGCGCGGTTCGACATGCGCGACGGCGAGCTGGCGATGACCCGCGAGGGCGGCCACCTGCGGCACCGGGTCGTGCACGCCAAGGACGCCACCGGTGCCGAGGTCGAACGCGCCCTGGTCGACGCGGTCCGCAACGCCCCCGAGATCGAGCTGATCGAGCACGCGCTGGTGCTGGACCTGCTGCGGTCGGCCGACGGCCGCGCGGCCGGGCTGACGTTGCACGTGCTCGGTGAGGGCACCGTCGACGGCGTCGGCGCGGTGCTCGCGCGGGCCGTGGTGCTGGCCTCCGGCGGGCTCGGCCAGGTCTACGCGTCGACCACCAACCCGTCCGTCTCCACCGGCGACGGCGTCGCGCTCGCGCTGCGCGCGGGGGCGGTCGTGCGCGACCTGGAGTTCGTGCAGTTCCACCCGACCGCGCTGCACCTGCCCGGCGGGCTCGGCGGGCAGCAGCCGCTCATCACCGAGGCGATGCGCGGCGAGGGCGCGGTGCTCGTCGACGCCGAGGGCCGCCGGGTGATGGAGGGGCTCCACCCGCTCGCCGACCTGGCGCCGCGCGACGTCGTCGCGAAGGCCATGAGCCGGCTGATGGCGCGGCAGGGCGTGGACCACCTGTACCTCGACGCGCGCGGGCTCGGCGCCGACCTGCTGCTGTCGCACTTCCCGACGATCGTCGCCCGCTGCCGCGAGTCCGGCGTCGACCCGGTCGTCGCGCCGATCCCCGTCGCGCCGGCCGCGCACTACGCCAGCGGCGGCGTCCAGACCGACCTCGACGGGCGCACGTCGATCCCTGGGCTGTTCGCCTGCGGCGAGGTCGCCTGCACCGGCGTCCACGGCGCCAACCGCCTCGCCTCCAACAGCCTCCTCGAGGGGCTGGTCTTCGCCACCCGCATCTGCGACGCGCTCGCCGAGGGGCTGCCGCCGCAGGCCGAGCCGGTGCCCGACGCCGCCGTCCCCGGCCTGGTCGACCCGGCCGCGCGCGGCGAGCTGGCGCGGGCGATGACGGAGGGCGCGGGGGTGCTGCGTTCGGCCGACTCGCTGGAACGCACCGCGAAGCAGCTCGACTCCCTCGCCGGCCGGCCGGACTCCGAGCCGCGCACCGAGTCGTGGGAGACCACCAACCTGCACGCCGTGGCGTCCGCGATCGCGGCCGCCGCCGCGGTGCGCGAGGAGACGCGCGGCGGCCACTGGCGGGAGGACTTCCCCGAGACGAGCGACGCGTGGCGCGGCCACGTGACGCAACGGCTCGTCGACGGGCGGCTGGTCAGCGAGTTCGTGCCGTTGGAGGGCGCCCGATGACGTTGTCCGCGATCGTCGCCGAACGCCTCGCCGCGGCCGGGCTGGACCCGGTCCACGTGGCCGACGTGGTCCGCCGCGCGCTGGACGAGGACCTGATGGGCGGACTCGACGTGACCAGCGTGGCGACGGTGCCGTTCGACCACGAGGGCGTCGCCGACATCGTCGCGCGGCAGCCCGGCGTGGTGGCGGGGGTGCCGGTGGCGGCGGCGGTGTTCGAGCTGGCGGCCGACGACGACGTCGACGTGACGCTGCGCCTCTCCGACGGCGACGACGTCGCGCGCGGCGACGTGGTGCTGACCGCGCGGGGCCTCACCCGCACGCTGCTCACCGCCGAGCGCACCGCCCTCAACCTCGCCTGCCACCTCTCCGGCATCGCCACCGTCACCCGGCACTGGGTCGACGCCGTCGCCGGCACCAAGGCGCGCATCCTCGACACCCGCAAGACCACGCCCGGGCTGCGCGTGCTGGAGAAGTACGCCGTGCGCTGCGGCGGCGGCAGCGGCTACCGGATGGGGCTGTCCGACGCGGCGATGGTGAAGGACAACCACGTCGTGGCCGCGGGCGGCGTGGCGGAGGCGTTCCGGCTGGTGCGGGAGACGTTCCCCGAGGTGCCGGTCGAGGTCGAGTGCGACTCGGTCGAGCAGGTCCGCGCGGCGATCGCGGCCGGCGCCGACCTGCTGCTGCTCGACAACATGACGACCGAGCAGCTCCGCGAGGCGGTCCGCGTCGCCGAGGGGCGGGCGCGGCTGGAGGCCTCCGGCGGCATGACGCTGGAACGCGCCCGCGACGTCGCCGAGACCGGCGTCGACTACATCTCGGTCGGCGCGCTCACCCACTCGGCGCCGGTGCTCGACCTCGGCTTCGACCTGCGGAGCGCGTGATGCTGCTCGCCGTCGACGTCGGCAACACGCACACCGTCATCGGCGTGTTCCGCGGCGACGAGCTGGTCGACCACTGGCGGATCGGCACCGACGACCGCCGCACCGCCGACGAGCTGGCGCTGCTGTTCCAGGGGTTCCTGGCGCTGCACGGCATGTCGTTCGAACGCCACGTCACCGGCGTCTGCGTCGGCTCCGTCGTGCCGAGCGTCACCCAGGCGCTGCGCGAGATGACCCGCCGCTACTTCCACTACAACGCGGTTGTGGTCGAGCCGGGCGTGCGCACCGGCGTGCCGATCCTCACCGACAACCCGAAGGAGGTCGGCGCCGACCGGATCGTCAACGCCGTCGCCGCCGTGCACCTCTACGGCGGGCCGTGCGTGGTCGTGGACTTCGGGACGGCGACGACGTTCGACGCGGTGAGCGAGCGCGGCGAGTACCTCGGTGGCGCCATCGCGCCCGGCATCGGCATCTCCGTCGACGCGCTGTCGGCGGCGGGCGCGCAGCTCCGCAAGGTCGAGCTGGCCAAGCCGCGCTCGGTCGTCGGCAAGTCGACGGTCGAGGCGTTGCAGTCGGGCATCGTCTACGGCTTCGCCGGCCAGATCGACGGCATCGTCGAACGCATGGTGAAGGAGCTGGGCGGCCACGCCCGCGTCATCGCCACCGGCGGCCTCGCCCGCGTCGTCATCGAGGCGAGCGCGCTGATCGACGTGCACGAGCCATGGCTGACGCTGGTCGGCCTGCGCCTCGTCTACGAGAAGAACGCCGGGCCGGACGCGCCGTAAGTCGCGCGCGTCCGCCGCCGTCCGTCCCCTACGCTCCACCCCGTGACCGAGCCGACCGCGCCCGCCCCCGACGACGACCTCCCGGAGCAGATGCGCGTCCGCCGGGAGAAGCTCGACCGCCTGCTCGCGACCGGCGCGGAGGCGTACCCGGTGGGGTTCCCGCGGACGACGACGTTCGCCGAGCTGCGGGAGGCGTACGGCGCCCTGCCGCCCGACACGTTCACCGGCGACCGGGTCGGCGTCGCCGGCCGCGTCGTGCTCAACCGCGTCACGG
This sequence is a window from Mycobacteriales bacterium. Protein-coding genes within it:
- a CDS encoding L-aspartate oxidase: MNPALPGRLAAPDPGWTLTADVVVVGSGIAGLTAALQARRAGRVLLVTKALVDHSATRWAQGGIAAALSPLDSPREHLQDTLVAGAGLCDERAVEVLVTEGPARVRELIELGARFDMRDGELAMTREGGHLRHRVVHAKDATGAEVERALVDAVRNAPEIELIEHALVLDLLRSADGRAAGLTLHVLGEGTVDGVGAVLARAVVLASGGLGQVYASTTNPSVSTGDGVALALRAGAVVRDLEFVQFHPTALHLPGGLGGQQPLITEAMRGEGAVLVDAEGRRVMEGLHPLADLAPRDVVAKAMSRLMARQGVDHLYLDARGLGADLLLSHFPTIVARCRESGVDPVVAPIPVAPAAHYASGGVQTDLDGRTSIPGLFACGEVACTGVHGANRLASNSLLEGLVFATRICDALAEGLPPQAEPVPDAAVPGLVDPAARGELARAMTEGAGVLRSADSLERTAKQLDSLAGRPDSEPRTESWETTNLHAVASAIAAAAAVREETRGGHWREDFPETSDAWRGHVTQRLVDGRLVSEFVPLEGAR
- the nadC gene encoding carboxylating nicotinate-nucleotide diphosphorylase → MTLSAIVAERLAAAGLDPVHVADVVRRALDEDLMGGLDVTSVATVPFDHEGVADIVARQPGVVAGVPVAAAVFELAADDDVDVTLRLSDGDDVARGDVVLTARGLTRTLLTAERTALNLACHLSGIATVTRHWVDAVAGTKARILDTRKTTPGLRVLEKYAVRCGGGSGYRMGLSDAAMVKDNHVVAAGGVAEAFRLVRETFPEVPVEVECDSVEQVRAAIAAGADLLLLDNMTTEQLREAVRVAEGRARLEASGGMTLERARDVAETGVDYISVGALTHSAPVLDLGFDLRSA
- a CDS encoding type III pantothenate kinase, with product MLLAVDVGNTHTVIGVFRGDELVDHWRIGTDDRRTADELALLFQGFLALHGMSFERHVTGVCVGSVVPSVTQALREMTRRYFHYNAVVVEPGVRTGVPILTDNPKEVGADRIVNAVAAVHLYGGPCVVVDFGTATTFDAVSERGEYLGGAIAPGIGISVDALSAAGAQLRKVELAKPRSVVGKSTVEALQSGIVYGFAGQIDGIVERMVKELGGHARVIATGGLARVVIEASALIDVHEPWLTLVGLRLVYEKNAGPDAP